The Alphaproteobacteria bacterium genome contains the following window.
CGAGCAGTTCGGCAAGCCGATTGCGTCGTTCCAACTGATCCAGGCCAAGCTGGCCGAGATGTACATCCGCCTCGAGGCCGCCCGCACGCTGGCCTACCGCGGCCTGGCCGCCTGCGCCGCTATGGACACCCGCGAGGCCGGACGCGGCGACATCCACAAGCTGGCGGCCGCCTCGGTCCACTTCGCCGCCGAGGCCGCGACGACCATCATGGACCACGCCGTACAGATCCACGGTGGCGGCGGCTACATGCGCGACACCGAAGTGAACCGCCTCTACCGCACCGCAAAAATCATGGAAATAGCCGCCGGCACGCAGGAGATCCGCAAGTTGATCATCGCCGGGGAGCTGTTGAAGGACTGAGGGGCGGGAGCGATATTACTAATATTAATGGCGTTAATGGCATTAATGAGAACCTTGTTAATGCCATTAATTTCGACAAAAACCGGTCAGTGACCGCGCCCGCGCTCGGTCCACCAGATGATGAGCAGCGCCGCCGCGCCGAAAACCGCGAAGCCGCCCACCAGCGGCAGCAGCGTGTCGTCGTAGGCTTGGCCCACCAGCATGCCCAGCGGCACCGAGATCAGCGACGAAAGCGAGCCCACCACGGCGGCGCCCAGGCCGGCGATGTGGCCCAAGGGCTCCATGGCGAGCGCATTGATGTTGCCGAAGACCAGGCCCAGGAAGAAAAAGGCGATCATGAAATAGGCCATGGCCGCCCACAGCGGCGGATCGCCGAACAGCAGCACGATCACCAGAAAAATCCCCGTGACGATGCTGAAGGCGATCAGTCCGCTGCGGCTCAGCCGCCGCATGCCCAGGCGCATCACCAGGCGGGCATTCAAGAGCGTGGCGGCGCCGATGGCCAGGGCGATGGCGCCGAAGTAGAAGGGAAACAGCGGCCCCAAACCGTAGTGCTGCTGAAAGAGCTGGGGCGCCGAATTGAGATAACCGAGGAAGCCGGCGAAGACCATGCCGGCCACCAGGGTGTAGCCCAGCGCCACCCGGTTGCTGAGAATTTCCTTGAGCGCTGCCGCCAGGCGCCGGGCCGACACCGGCGAACGCCGCTCGGGCTCCAGGGTCTCGGGCTGGCGGGCCGAGAACCAGCACCAGACGATCAGGGCCCAGGCCAGAAAGCCCCAGAAAATGCCGCGCCAGTCGGCGAGCAAAAGAATGCCCTGGCCCAGTATCGGCGCTATCGCCGGCACCAGGATGAAGACGGCCATGACGAACGACATCACCCGGGCCATGGCGCGGCCCGAGTACTGGTCGCGTACCACCGCCACCATGACCACGCGGGGGCCGGCGACACCGAGGCCCTGCAAAAAGCGCCCGGCCAGCACCAGCGGCAAGTTGGGCGCCACGATACAGATCAGGCAGCCGCTCAGGAACAGCACCATGCCGACGTGGATGGGCGGCCGCCGGCCCAGGCTGTCGGAAAGCGGGCCGTAGATCAGCTGCCCCAGCGCCATACCCAGCAGCAGCGCCGTCACCACCAATTGGCTCTGGTTGGGGTCCGCCACCTTGAGGTCAAGGCCGATCTCCGGTAAGGCCGGCAGCATGGCGTCGATCGACAGCGCCACCAGCGATATGGTGGCCGCCGTCAGCGCCACGAACTCAGCAAAGCCGAGCCTCGGCCCTTTGTCGTCAGAAGCCATGATCACCATCACCGACAGCATCGCCATTGCCGAGCACGAGATCGAGGAGAGCTTCGTGCGCGCCTCGGGCCCGGGCGGGCAGAACGTCAATAAGGTGGCGACGGCGGTGCAACTGCGTTTCGATCTGCGTCATTCGCCCTCGCTGCCGGCCGAGGTGCGGGCCCGGGCCGAGGGCCTGGCCGGCCGGCGCCTGACCAAGGAGGGCGTCATCGTCATCACGGCGGCGCGCTACCGCACCCAGGAACGTAACCGCGCCGACGCCCTGGCGCGCCTGGTGGCGCTTCTCCAGCGCGCCGCCGAGCCGCCGCGGCCCCGCCACCCCACGCGTCCCAGCCACGCCTCGCGCCGCCGCCGCCAGGACGCCAAGATCCGCCAAAGCACCCTCAAGCGCCGCCGCGCCACCCCGTCGGAGGATGACTGAAGGCGGGACGGCACTTCAGCCAAGATAGTCCCGGGCCCAGCCGAGACCAGCGAGCGTGCCCTGTCGCGGCCGGTATTCGGCACCGACCCAGCCCTCGTAGCCCAGCCCGTCGATGTGGTCGAGCAGGAAACGGTGATTGCTCTCGCCCAAGTCCGGCTCATGGCGTTCGGGCACCCCGGCGATCTGGAAGTGGCGGATCAGGTCCCAATAGGCGCTGATGTTGCGGGCCACGTCGCCTTCCATGATCTGGGTGTGGTAGAGATCGAACTGGAGCCCCAAGTTGTCGCTGCCCACGGCCTCGATGAGGCGCCGGGCATGGTCCAGGCGGCTGAGGAAATAGCCCGGCTGGTCGCGGACGTTGAGCGGCTCGACCAGCGGCCGCACGCCGCGCTTGGCCCCCAGCTCCGCCGCCTTGCGCAAATTGGCGACAAAGGTGGCTTCCATTTCGGCCAAGTCGGCGTCTTCGGCCCCGGCGGGGATTTTGCCCGCCATGACGTGAAGATGGGGACACTTCAGCGCCTCGGCATAGTCGAGCGCCAACTCCAGGCCGGCCCGGAAATCGGCCTCCCGGCCCGGCAGGGCACCAAAGCCGCGCTCGCCGGCCTCGAAGTCACCGGGCGGCAGGTTGAAGAGCACCTGGCGCAGGCCGTGCTCGGCCAGGCGTTCGGCAATGTCGGCCGCCGGCCAGTCATAGGGGAAGAGGAATTCGACGCCCTTGAATCCAGCCTCTGCTGCCGCCGCGAAGCGATCAAGAAAGTCGTGTTCGGTAAACAACAGGCTGACGTTGGCGGCCAGTTTGGGCATGGTGACAGCCTATCACTTCTTACCGCACCACCGGAATCGGCTAGAATCGAAAGCAGGCCACCACGGGAAGCCGGAATATGTACCTGGGTTGCATTGCCGACGACTCGACCGGAGCCACCGACCTTGCCAATACCCTGGTCAAACAAGGCCTGCGCACCATCCAGCTGATCGGCGTGCCGGCTGCCGGACGGGCCATACCGGACGCCGAGGCCGTGGTGGTGGCGCTGAAATCGCGCACCGCGCCGCCGGACCAGGCGGTCGGCGAATCGCTCTCGGCCATGAACTGGCTGCGGGCGGGCGGGGCGGAACAGATCTTCTTCAAGTACTGCTCGACCTTCGATTCCACGCCTGCCGGCAACATCGGTCCGGTGGCCGACGCTTTGTTGGCCGAACTCGGTTCCGACTTCTCCATTGCCTGCCCGGCCTTTCCCACCGTTGGGCGCACCATCTACCAGGGGTTGCTTTTCGTGGGTCCGGTGCTGCTCAACGAATCGGGCATGCAGGACCATCCCCTGACGCCCATGACCGACGCCGACTTGGTGCGGGTGCTGGAACGCCAAACCGAGGGCGCGGTGGGGCTGGTGAATTACGGCGAGGTCGATGCGGGCCCCGCAGCCATCCGGGCTGCCTTCGATCGCCTGCGCCACGAGGGCAAGCGCTACGCCATCGTCGATGCCCTCAGCGACCGCCATCTTTTCGACATCGGCGCGGCCTCGGCCGACTTGGCCCTGGTCACCGGCGGCTCGGGCCTGGCCATGGGCTTGCCGCAGAACTTCCGCGCCCCGGGGGATTTGGCGGCCGGCAACGCGGCGGCGCTACCGCCGGCGGGCGGCCATGGCGCGGTGATATCGGGAAGCTGCTCGTTGGCCACGCTCGCCCAGGTGGCCCATTTTCGCGACCAGGGCGGGCCTGTCTTCGTGATCGATCCGCTGGCCATCGCGGCCGGCGAGGACGTGGCGGCGGCGGCCCTGGGTTGGGCCGAAGGGCGGCTCGCAGATGGGCCTCTGTTGGTGGCGGCCGGTGCCCCGGCCGAGGCCGTGGCCCGGGTGCAGGCGGAGCTCGGCCGGCAGCGCGCCGGCGAACTGGTCGAGGGCGTACTGGCCGACATTGCCCGGGGGCTGGTCGAGCTGGGCGTCCACCGCCTGGTGGTGGCCGGCGGCGAGACCGCCGGGGCGGCCCTGGCGGCGCTGGAAGTCGCAGGCCTGCGGATCGGCGGCGAGATCGATCCCGGCGTGCCCTGGACCCGGAGCCTCGATCACGACGATCTTTTTCTCGCCCTCAAGTCGGGCAATTTCGGCGGCCCGGATTTCTTCCTCAAGGCCTTCGAGGTGTTGGGTTAGGACGCGCCCTCGATCTCGGCTGCCATGGCCAGCACGTGGCGGGCCTGCTTGAGGTGCGGCATGTCAAGCATCTTGCCGTCCAGACCGACGGTGCCGAGGCCGGGGTTCTGCTCGAACGCTTCGACCACGCGCCGGGCCTGGGCGATCTCGTCGGCTGAGGGCGTGAAAGCCCGGTTGATCACTTCCGCCTGGGCCGGATGGATGGCGATCTTGCCGACAAAGCCGGCGCGCCGGTCGCGCAGGCATTCCGCCTCCAGGCCCTCGAGGTCGCGGAAGTCGACGAACACCACGCCCACCGGCTGGGCCCCGATGGCCCGCGCCGTGGCCAGGCAGAGAGACTTGGCCAGCAGATAGGGGTCGTCGTAATCGCCGCTCGCGGGGTTGCGGTTGTCGCTGGCGCCAAGGGCGGCGGCCAGGTCTTCTCCGCCCCAGGTCATGGCCACCAGGCGCGGGGTCAGGCCCTCCAGGTAGGTATGGAAGGTGAGCAGCGAGGCCGCGGTCTCGGTTGCCACGCAGTGGATCTTGGTGGCGCCTTGCTCCAGGCCCTCGCGGGTCTCCAGGGCCGCGAGGTAGTGGTCGAGCGCGTTGACGTCGGCCGCCGAATAGGTCTTTGGCAGCACGATGCCGTCGGGCGCCCCCGGCATCACCGCCGCCAGGTCGGGAAGCGCCATATCGCCATCGAGCGGATTGATGCGCACCCAAAGCTGCTGGCGCGCGCGATCAGGTTCGGCCTTGAGATAGGCCTGAACCATGTCGCGGGCGATCTCTTGGCGGTCGTCGGCGACGGCGTCCTCGAGGTCGAGGATCAGCGCATCGGCTTCGTTTCCGCGCGCCTTCTCCAGCTTGCGTTCGCTGTCGCCGGGCACAAACAGCCAGGAGCGGATGATCATGACGGCTGTTTCATGATGAGACCGGTGCGGACGCAATAGGCGATTTCCTGGTCCCGCTGGTTGAAGCCGAAATGCTCGAACGTGACGATGCCGTCACGAGGCCGCGATTTGCTCTCGCGCATGGCCTGGATGCGCGTCAGCGCCCGGATGGTGTCGCCGTGAAAGACGGGATTGGCGAAGCGCACGTCGGTCATGCCGAGATTGCCCAGCGTAGTGCCCAACGTGGTGTCGCCGACGGTAATGCCGACCACCAGGCCCAGCGTGAACAGGCTGTTGACGATGCGTTGTCCGAATTCGGTCTGCTTGGCGAACTCCTCGTCCAAATGCAGCGGTTGCGGGTTGTGGGTCATGGCGCAGAACATGATGTTGTCCATCTCCGTCACCGTGCGGGTCAGCGGGTGATTGAACTCCATGCCGATTTCGAATTGCTCGTAATAAAGGCCTGCCATTTCGCCCCGTCCTTTCCAGCTCGCGAGGGATGGCCACAGGGTGGCGGTTTTTGTGACCCTCCGCCAATCCTTTTGTGCCCGGCGTTGGAGTGGTTAGCCGATTTGGCGTAGACTAAGGCCATGCTTGCCCAAACCCGCAGCGTCGGCCTTGCCGCCGTGGCTTTGTCCGCGGGCCTGCTCACCATGTGGGCGCCCGAGCTTTTTGTTGTCTGCCGCGATCTGCTGGGCTACCTCCTCGATACCTATTTCCTGGTCTTCCTCGATTCCGAGACCTCGCGGTTTCTCTGCTTCTGAGGAGCCCCCGGGTATGCAGCCGCTGGCCTTTGCCGACATTACAGTCGACCGCCTGGTCGAGGCCGAGGGGCCGGGGTTCGCGCCGGCCTATCTGCTGCCCGATTCGGAGCTGGAAGCGATCAAGGCCGAAGGCGATTGGCTGGAGCCCCATTTCTACGACCCCGCCCGCGAGCGCCTGATCCAAAGCCAGCACACCTTCGTCGTGCGCACGCGCCACCACACCATCCTGGTCGACACCTGCGTCGGCAACGACAAGGAACGGCCGTCGTCCAAGCCCTGGCACCACATGCGGACGCCCTATCTGGAAAATCTGGGGGCGCTCGGCGTGGCACCCGAGGCTGTCGATTTCGTGCTTTGCACCCACCTTCACGTCGACCACGTGGGCTGGAACACGCGGCTCGAGAACGGTCGCTGGGTGCCCACCTTCGCCAATGCCAAATACCTCTTCCACCAGGTCGAGTTGGCCTACTGGGAGGAACACGGCGATTATCTGGGCCCGGGCACCGGGGCCAGCGACGGCTTTTACGAGGACAGCGTGCTGCCGGTGATGGCGGCCGGGCAGGGGGTCAAGGTGGCCGGCGACCACGCCATCGACGACAATCTCCACCTCGAGGCGTTGCCGGGCCATTCGCCGGGCCACGTGGTCATGCACCTGGACGGCGGCTCCGAGCGGGCCGTTTTCAGCGGCGACATGCTGCACCATCCCATCCAGGTGGCCCATCCCGATTGGAACAGCCGCTTTTGCTGGGATCCCGAGATGTCGGCCGCCGCCCGTGCTGCCTTCGTCGAGCGCCATTGCGACAGCGGCACCACCATCCTGGCCGCCCACTTCGCCGCGCCCACGGCGGGCCGCATCGTCAGCGCTGGTCCGCGGCGGCGCTTCCAGGTCTGAGGAGAGATAAGGATAGATCATGCCAGAGCCCGCCAAAGCCACGGACGACGTCCGCAAGGAAAGCTCGATGCTCAAGCAAAAGGCCATGATCACGGCTAACCACCAGCGCCTGGGCCGGGCCCGCGAGGAGGGGCGCAAGGTGGTCTCGACCTTCATCCCGGGCAACCTCAACGAGCTCTTGATGTGCTTCGACGTGGTCTCGAACCTGCCCGAAGCCAACGCGCTGGCCAACGGCATGCGCCGGCGCAGCGGCGATCTGATCCGCGAGGCCGAAAGGTTCGGCCACTCGGAAGACGTCTGCACCTACGTCAAAGCCGACATCGGTATGTTTCTCGAGGGCAATTTGGGCCCCACCGGTGAGGCCCTGCCGACGCCCGATCTCTTGCTACTCTCCTATACCGGCTGCTTCACCTTCATGAAATGGTTCGAGCTCTTGCGCGACATGTACGGCTGCGAGACCAAAATGCTGCACGTGCCCTACCTGGGCGACGGCATCGTCACCCCTAGCATGCGCGAATACGTGGTGCGCCAGATAAAAGAAGAACTGATCCC
Protein-coding sequences here:
- a CDS encoding multidrug effflux MFS transporter, which gives rise to MASDDKGPRLGFAEFVALTAATISLVALSIDAMLPALPEIGLDLKVADPNQSQLVVTALLLGMALGQLIYGPLSDSLGRRPPIHVGMVLFLSGCLICIVAPNLPLVLAGRFLQGLGVAGPRVVMVAVVRDQYSGRAMARVMSFVMAVFILVPAIAPILGQGILLLADWRGIFWGFLAWALIVWCWFSARQPETLEPERRSPVSARRLAAALKEILSNRVALGYTLVAGMVFAGFLGYLNSAPQLFQQHYGLGPLFPFYFGAIALAIGAATLLNARLVMRLGMRRLSRSGLIAFSIVTGIFLVIVLLFGDPPLWAAMAYFMIAFFFLGLVFGNINALAMEPLGHIAGLGAAVVGSLSSLISVPLGMLVGQAYDDTLLPLVGGFAVFGAAALLIIWWTERGRGH
- the arfB gene encoding alternative ribosome rescue aminoacyl-tRNA hydrolase ArfB → MITITDSIAIAEHEIEESFVRASGPGGQNVNKVATAVQLRFDLRHSPSLPAEVRARAEGLAGRRLTKEGVIVITAARYRTQERNRADALARLVALLQRAAEPPRPRHPTRPSHASRRRRQDAKIRQSTLKRRRATPSEDD
- a CDS encoding hydroxypyruvate isomerase family protein, which gives rise to MPKLAANVSLLFTEHDFLDRFAAAAEAGFKGVEFLFPYDWPAADIAERLAEHGLRQVLFNLPPGDFEAGERGFGALPGREADFRAGLELALDYAEALKCPHLHVMAGKIPAGAEDADLAEMEATFVANLRKAAELGAKRGVRPLVEPLNVRDQPGYFLSRLDHARRLIEAVGSDNLGLQFDLYHTQIMEGDVARNISAYWDLIRHFQIAGVPERHEPDLGESNHRFLLDHIDGLGYEGWVGAEYRPRQGTLAGLGWARDYLG
- a CDS encoding four-carbon acid sugar kinase family protein; amino-acid sequence: MYLGCIADDSTGATDLANTLVKQGLRTIQLIGVPAAGRAIPDAEAVVVALKSRTAPPDQAVGESLSAMNWLRAGGAEQIFFKYCSTFDSTPAGNIGPVADALLAELGSDFSIACPAFPTVGRTIYQGLLFVGPVLLNESGMQDHPLTPMTDADLVRVLERQTEGAVGLVNYGEVDAGPAAIRAAFDRLRHEGKRYAIVDALSDRHLFDIGAASADLALVTGGSGLAMGLPQNFRAPGDLAAGNAAALPPAGGHGAVISGSCSLATLAQVAHFRDQGGPVFVIDPLAIAAGEDVAAAALGWAEGRLADGPLLVAAGAPAEAVARVQAELGRQRAGELVEGVLADIARGLVELGVHRLVVAGGETAGAALAALEVAGLRIGGEIDPGVPWTRSLDHDDLFLALKSGNFGGPDFFLKAFEVLG
- a CDS encoding CoA ester lyase — its product is MIIRSWLFVPGDSERKLEKARGNEADALILDLEDAVADDRQEIARDMVQAYLKAEPDRARQQLWVRINPLDGDMALPDLAAVMPGAPDGIVLPKTYSAADVNALDHYLAALETREGLEQGATKIHCVATETAASLLTFHTYLEGLTPRLVAMTWGGEDLAAALGASDNRNPASGDYDDPYLLAKSLCLATARAIGAQPVGVVFVDFRDLEGLEAECLRDRRAGFVGKIAIHPAQAEVINRAFTPSADEIAQARRVVEAFEQNPGLGTVGLDGKMLDMPHLKQARHVLAMAAEIEGAS
- a CDS encoding MaoC family dehydratase encodes the protein MAGLYYEQFEIGMEFNHPLTRTVTEMDNIMFCAMTHNPQPLHLDEEFAKQTEFGQRIVNSLFTLGLVVGITVGDTTLGTTLGNLGMTDVRFANPVFHGDTIRALTRIQAMRESKSRPRDGIVTFEHFGFNQRDQEIAYCVRTGLIMKQPS
- a CDS encoding MBL fold metallo-hydrolase, whose amino-acid sequence is MQPLAFADITVDRLVEAEGPGFAPAYLLPDSELEAIKAEGDWLEPHFYDPARERLIQSQHTFVVRTRHHTILVDTCVGNDKERPSSKPWHHMRTPYLENLGALGVAPEAVDFVLCTHLHVDHVGWNTRLENGRWVPTFANAKYLFHQVELAYWEEHGDYLGPGTGASDGFYEDSVLPVMAAGQGVKVAGDHAIDDNLHLEALPGHSPGHVVMHLDGGSERAVFSGDMLHHPIQVAHPDWNSRFCWDPEMSAAARAAFVERHCDSGTTILAAHFAAPTAGRIVSAGPRRRFQV